In Halictus rubicundus isolate RS-2024b chromosome 5, iyHalRubi1_principal, whole genome shotgun sequence, one genomic interval encodes:
- the Naglu gene encoding N-acetyl-alpha-glucosaminidase, producing the protein MSVWQLLLVILGLLTVFTEQNERADSFQRTLGHLRPRSSTQEQAIAARDVAERLLGADRANLFLMKVDPLVGPIGKDTFTIAQNSDKKIEITGTSGVAATWGLHYYLKHYCHAHVSWEGSQLALPTPLPDVRVNVTSNDRFRYYQNVCSFGYSSVWWKWDQWEKHIDWMALNGINLALAFNGQEAIWYYVYSVLNLNVAEINEHFTGPAFLPWFRMGNIRGFGGGLTTNWQETSIRLQHRILQRMRSLGIIPVLPAFAGHVPRSFERLFPKANMTKSGVWNQFRDKYCCPYILSPTDPLFQIVGKLFLRVYIAEFGTDHVYNADTFNENEPETGELRYLRDIGRSVFNAMAQVDPKAIWLMQGWLFVHDRTFWTTPRVKSFVTSVPIGRMIVLDLQSEQFPQYNRFDSYYGQPFIWCMLHNFGGTLGMFGSAGIINRRVFEARKMANSTMIGTGLTPEGINQNYVIYDLMNEMAYRRESVDLDNWFADYATRRYGAKDQNITLAWQLLGRSVYSFTGNSRVRGRYVITRRPSLKLVPWTWYNPADFIKACAIFVDAMNERKATTLYMHDLVDLVRQLLQIEADPVYVDLMSSFKRANVTAFKASAKSMLYIFDTLELILASNKDFLLGTWLRDAKSHAVNDIEEQLYEYNARNQITLWGPRGEIRDYANKQWSGMIADYYKPRWAIFLDSLDAVLTKGERLNITRINERIFNEVEKPFTFSRKIYPIEARGDPMKVAMKVLTKYGNTWGAVGKKYGH; encoded by the exons ATGTCAGTGTGGCAGCTGTTGCTTGTGATTCTCGGACTGCTGACGGTGTTCACTGAACAAAATGAAAGGGCGGACT ccTTTCAACGTACTCTGGGTCATTTGCGACCCCGGTCCTCAACGCAAGAGCAGGCTATAGCAGCCAGAGACGTTGCCGAGAGGCTGCTGGGCGCCGATCGAGCTAATTTATTTCTAATGAAGGTGGACCCGTTAGTAGGACCAATTGGAAAAGATACGTTCACG ATCGCACAGAATTCTGACAAGAAAATCGAAATCACGGGCACGTCTGGCGTGGCTGCAACCTGGGGACTGCACTACTACCTGAAGCACTATTGCCACGCCCACGTCTCGTGGGAGGGGTCCCAGCTCGCGCTGCCTACCCCTTTGCCAGACGTTCGTGTGAACGTTACATCGAACGACAG GTTTAGGTACTACCAGAACGTGTGCAGCTTCGGCTACAGCTCCGTCTGGTGGAAGTGGGACCAGTGGGAAAAGCACATCGATTGGATGGCATTAAACGGGATTAATTTAGCGCTCGCTTTCAACGGGCAAGAAGCTATCTGGTACTATGTGTACTCCGTTCTCAATTTAAACGTGGCCGAGATAAACGAACACTTTACCGGACCAGCTTTTCTTCCTTG GTTTAGAATGGGAAATATACGAGGTTTCGGCGGAGGTTTAACCACCAACTGGCAAGAAACGTCGATCCGTCTGCAGCATCGGATTCTTCAGAGGATGAGAAGTTTAGGTATCATTCCTGTGCTCCCAGCCTTCGCGGGTCACGTCCCTAGATCCTTCGAGAGACTGTTCCCTAAGGCGAACATGACCAAATCCGGCGTCTGGAATCAATTCAGGGATAAATATTGTTG ccCCTATATCTTGTCACCCACCGATCCGCTGTTCCAGATTGTCGGAAAACTGTTCTTGAGAGTG TATATCGCCGAATTTGGGACAGACCATGTGTACAATGCCGACACGTTCAACGAGAACGAGCCGGAAACAGGGGAATTGAGGTACTTGAGAGACATCGGACGCTCCGTCTTCAACGCTATGGCGCAGGTCGACCCGAAAGCAATATG GTTGATGCAAGGTTGGCTGTTCGTCCACGACCGCACTTTCTGGACCACGCCCAGGGTCAAATCTTTCGTGACATCTGTGCCAATT GGCAGAATGATCGTACTGGATCTCCAGTCCGAACAGTTTCCACAGTACAACAGATTCGACTCCTATTACGGTCAACCTTTCATTTGGTGCATGCTGCACAATTTTGGCGGGACACTGGGTATGTTTGGATCCGCGGGAATCATTAATCGT CGTGTTTTCGAGGCGAGAAAAATGGCGAATAGCACGATGATCGGCACCGGCCTGACACCGGAAGGGATCAACCAGAACTACGTGATCTACGATCTGATGAACGAGATGGCCTATCGCCGGGAGTCGGTCGATCTGGATAATTG GTTTGCGGACTACGCGACTCGAAGATACGGCGCGAAAGACCAGAACATAACTCTCGCCTGGCAGCTTCTAGGCAGATCGGTGTACAGCTTCACTGGCAACAGCAGAGTGAGAGGACGTTACGTGATCACGCGCCGACCGAGCTTGAAGCTCGTGCCTTGG ACTTGGTACAACCCTGCTGACTTCATAAAAGCGTGCGCGATCTTCGTGGATGCGATGAACGAAAGGAAGGCGACCACTCTCTATATGCACGACCTTGTGGACTTGGTCAGGCAACTTCTCCAGATAGAGGCTGATCCTGTTTACGTAGATCTGATGAGCTCCTTCAAACGGGCAAACGTCACTGCCTTTAA AGCGTCCGCCAAATCAATGTTGTATATCTTTGACACACTGGAGTTAATCCTGGCCAGCAACAAGGATTTTCTACTTGGCACATGGCTGCGAGATGCCAAGAGTCACGCGGTGAACGACATAGAGGAGCAACTGTACGAATACAACGCCAGGAATCAGATCACTTTGTGGGGCCCGCGTGGCGAGATCAGGGACTACGCGAACAAGCAATGGTCCGGAATGATTGCGGACTACTACAAGCCACGCTGGGCCATCTTCCTGGACTCGTTGGACGCTGTTCTGACCAAGGGCGAACGGCTGAATATCACTAGGATCAACGAGAGGATATTCAACGAGGTGGAGAAACCTTTCACCTTCTCGAGAAAGATTTATCCGATCGAGGCGCGAG GTGATCCTATGAAGGTGGCGATGAAAGTGTTGACGAAGTACGGCAACACTTGGGGTGCTGTAGGCAAGAAGTACGGTCATTGA